One Actinomycetospora corticicola genomic window, CCTCGCCGACGTCGAGCTCACCGAGGACCCGACGGAGGTCGTTGCCGAGCTCCGGAAGACCCACCTCCGCTTCGGGATCGCGCCCCTCGAGGGCGGCGTCTCCCGGGTGATCCTGCCCGCGGCCGATGTATCCGACGGCCCGCAGCCGACGTTCGAGGAGTTCCTCGAGCGGCTGCTCGCGTTCGCGGGCACCGACTTCGGGGCGCACTCACCACGCGGCGTCTCTCGCTTCGGCACCGGCGACCAGCTCGCCGATGCCTACCGCGTCGGACGGGTGTTCCTCGCCGGCGACGCCGCGCACGTCCACCCGCCCACCGGCGGGCAGGGCCTGAACCTCGGCGTCCAGGACGCGGTCAACCTGGGCTGGAAGCTCGCCGCGGCCGTCGACGGGTGGGCTCCGGACGGGCTGCTCGACTCCTACGAGGCAGAACGCCGTCCCGTCGCGGAGGCGGTCGTCGACAGCACGCGCGCCATGGTCGCGCTGCTCCGGGAGGACCCGCAGACGGCCGCGCTCCGGGCCGTGCTGACCGAGGTCGGACAGCTGCCCGGAGTGAGCCGCCACCTGACCGGGCGGATCACCGCGACCGGTGTGCGCTACGACCTCGGCTCCGCGGACGACCGCGTCGGTCGCCGCATGCCCGACGTCGGGATCGGCCCGGACCGGCTCTACGCGCACCTGCACCGAGCTCGCGGAGCCCTGCTCGACCGGACCGGCCTCGCCGTCGGGAGCTGGTCCGATCGCGTCGACCGCCTTCCCGACGGCGGGGGTGGTCCCGAGTCGCTGCTCCTGCGGCCCGACGGCCATGTGGCGTGGATCGGCTCCGACCAGTCGGAGCTCGACGAGCACCTCGGCCGGTGGTTCGGGGCGCCCTGACCTCAGGCGCGTCCGCGCGGGAGGCAGCACTTCTTGTACTTGGCGCCCGAGCCGCACCAGCACGGGTCGTTCCGCCCGGGCGGCCACTCCAGCTCGGGCCCGGGCGCCGGGGCGGCGTCCTCGTCGTCGGCGAGGAGGGCCGCGAGCAGGTCGGGCGTGCCGACCTCGACGAACGGCAGGTCCGTCGGGTCGCTCTCCTGCAGGTCGCGCTCGATCATCGCGCGGTGCTCGTCCCAGGTGGCCCCGAGCTCCTCGGCCGCGTCCGGCTGCGCCTGCAGGAGCCGGTCGAAGGCGGTCTGCGGCCAGTAGATGTAGTCGGGACCGTTGTCGTCCATCTGTTCGGCGACAGCGTCGGCCTCGTCGTAGGGGAGCCCGAGGTCCCGCCGAACATGAAAGCGGCGGACCGCCAAGGCGGACTCGATCTCCCGTGCCTCGTCGGACGGTGGTCCCGGTTCCGCCCGCTCGACGATCTGCACCGCAGTGACGAGCGCTGCCGTCAACCACTCCTCGGCGAGCTCGGCTCGGTCGTTCTCGAGGAGCGCCTCGGTGACGTACACACTCGCCATCTCGTCGCGGGTGAGCTGCGGACGGAGGGCGTGCAGCTCGCGCATGCCCTCGTCCTCCCGTCCGAACTGCAGCAGGAGCTCCGCGTGCCGGGCGCGCGTCCAGTTCTCGTCGCTCGAGCCCCGCGCCGCGCTCACCGACCGCGCCGAGAGCGACAGCGCGAGGTCCCCGTCGTGCAGGCCCTCGGCGAGGTCGGCCGCCAGTCCGAGGGCGTAGGAGGCGAGGTCGGGTTCGGCGAGCCGGTCCTCGTCGACCGCGGCCACCAGCTGGTCGATGTACGGCCGGGGGTCGTCCGAGGCGATCGCGTCGGAGCTGATGCCGGTGAGGTCGTCCTCGGTCAGTGCGGGTGCCACGCGCGGAACGGTAGGGGTGTGTGGTCCGGGACGGGGCGGTGGGCCGGATCCCGCCCCGCGAGGAGTACATGGGGCAGGTTCTCCGGCCGCTCGCCCTGCATGGCGTGAACCTCGCGGGATAGCCGGGGCGGCCCGATCCGCGAGGGTGACAAGGAGCAGGTTCACACGCTGCTCGACCTGCATGACGTGGACCTCGCGGGAGAGCCGGGGCCGGCCCGTTCCGCGAGGGTGACAAGGGGCAGGTTCGCAGGCTGCTCGACCTGCATGGTGTGGACCTCGCCGACGGAGGCGGAGCAGGCCCGGGCCGAACGCCTAGACAGTTGATCATGTCGAGCGCGACGTCGCACTCGACATGATCAACTGCCTAGGCATGGGCCCGGCACCCGCCGTCGGGAAGGCCTCAGGCGGCGAGGCGGCGGGCGATCACCGGGATCACGATCGCCGCGGCGACGAGGTGGGTGACCATGAGCAGCAGCTTCGTGGCCGTCGCGGCGTCGACGAGGACGTCGGGCACGAGCGAGAGCGCGGTGAGCACCACGGTCGTGCGGACGAACGCGGTGCGCGGGCTGCGCGCGGTGCGGGCGAGGACCAGGGCGAGCACGAGGCCGATCACCGAGAAGATGGCGGTCAGCGAGGCGAAGCCGGGCACCGGGATGGGGGCGCCGGCGACGTCGAGGCTGATCCCGACGGCGAGGCCCGCGGTGGCGACGGCCGAGGTCGCGATCGACGCGGCGACGGTGGCGGCGAGCCCGCCGAGGATCAGCGAGGCGGTGCGGGTGGTGGTGGCGGCGGGAGCGGTGAGGACGGACATGGTGGCCTCCGAGGGCTGGTGACCGGCCTCGTGCCGGTCTCTCACCACGGCGTCGAACGGATCCGTCGTCCTTCGACAGGGCTTGCGAAAAACTTTTCGGAACCGTTCGGGCGTCGCCGGACTCCAAGGGAGTGTGAGCCTCTCTGACACCGCGCCCGGGATCGTCGAGCTCCACGGGACGCCGGATCCGACGTCGTATCGCCGCCTGCTCGACGACGTCGGGCGCACCCGCCGTTGCCCGGTCCTCTTCGGCTTCCGCGCCGTGGAGAGTGCCGGCGGCATGCCGGTGCCCGACGACCCGTGGGCGGCGGTCGACGCGACCGACGCCCACGCGGTGCTCGAGGACTGGTGGCCGGGGCCCTACACGCAGGACTGCCTCTGCCTCGACCCCTGGGTGGACGCGTTCCCGCCCCGTCCCGACGGCGGGCCCGACCGGTCGCGGGACGCCACGACCCTCCGGGCGGCCGCAGCGTGCGCCCACGACCTGGGCCCGTACTCGGACCTGGCGGTGATCGACGCGGCGCGGCCGGCGGACGTGCCGCTCGCGGTGCGGTGGTCGGGCCCGTGCAACTACCCACGGATCGACCTGGTCGGCCTCACCGCCGTGCTCCGCAGTTGGGAGGACCGTTTCGGGGCGATGCTCGTGCGGCTCGACGGCGCCACCCTGACGCTCACCGTCGCCCACCCGCCGCGCACTACCGCCGAGGCCGAGGCGCTCGCGGCGGAGCACTTCGCGTTCTGCTCGGACCAGCAGGACCCGCAGAACGGCACCGTGCTCACGCCGCGGTCGTACGCCGCGACGATCCGCGGGGCGGACACCTGGCGCTTCTGGTGGGACTGAGTGGCGTCATCGATGCACTACATTGACGACATGACCGCTCCGCTGTCGGTCCGCTTCGACCGCGACGTCCTCGACCGGCTGCGTCAGCACGCTGCTGCCATCCCCGGTGCGACGCCGTCCGGCCTCGCCCAGCGGCTCGTGGACGAGGGCCTGCGCATGGCCGAGCACCCCGGCGTCGTCTTCCGCGACGGTCCGGCCGGGCGGCGGGCCGCGCTCGTCGTCGGGCCCGACGTCTGGGAACTCGTCGTCTTCCTCCGCGAGATCGACGACCGGGGCGAGGCCGCGGTCGTCGCCGCGACCGAGACCTTCGGGCTCCCGGCGTCGGCGGTCGCCGCGGGGGTGCGCTACTACACCGCGTTCCCGACGGAGATCGACGCGTGGATCGAGGAGTCGCAGGCGGCCTCGGTACGCGTGGAGGAGGAGTGGGAGCGCCGACGGGCGCTTCTGGCATGAGCGCCGAACGACTGTTGCTCGACGAGATGTTCTCCCCGCAGCTTGCGCAGGCTCTTCATGACGACGGGTTCGACGTCCGGGCGGTCGCGGGCGATCCGTCGTTGGCGGCTGCGTCCGACGTCGACGTGGCCACGTGGGCTGCTCGCGACGGTCGGCGGGTGCTCACCGAGAACGTGCGCGACTACGTCCCGCTCGTGTCCGCCCTGGAGCCTCCGCTCCGGCTGCTCCTCACCAGCTCACGCAGGTACCCCCGCTCGCGGCGCAACCCGGCGCCGCTGCTGAAGGCGCTGACCGACTGGCTCGGCGCCGGGGTCGACCGCGGGCCGATCGAGTGGCTCCCGTAGGACGACTCAAGCCGACCGGGAGATCTCCGGCGCCGGTCGGCAGGCCCGGACGAGCTCGTCCAGCGGCAGCGACAGCTCCGTCGCGAGGGCCGCGATCGTGAAGAACGCCGGCGTCGGCACGCGGCCCGACTCGATCTTGCGCAGCGTCTCGACCGGCATCCCGACCGCCGCGGCCACCTCGGTCATCGACCGCAGGCCGCGTGCGGCGCGCAGCACCTCACCCAGTCGGGCCCCTCGTTCACGTTCGTCCGGGGTCAGCGGCACGCGCACCATGACCGTGATACTAATACCGGGATAGTTATCCCGTCGTTGGAGCGAGTCATGATCGAGATCAAGAACCGCCACGAGATCGAGCTGATGCGCGAGGCCGGTCGGATCACCGCCCAGGCGCTGCAGGCGGCGAAGGCGGCGGCGACCCCCGGGATGTCGCTGAAGGAGCTCGACGACGTCGCCGCCGAGGTCATCGCGGCCGCCGGCGCCGAGCCGCTGTTCCTGAACTACCGGCCGAGCTCGGCCTCGACGCCCTTCCCGGCCGTCGCCTGCATCAGCGTCAACGACGCGATCGTCCACGGGATCCCGAACAGCTACGTGCTGCAGGACGGCGACCTCGTCAGCGTCGACTGCGGCGCACGCCTCCACGGCTGGAGCGGCGACGCGGCGATCAGCTTCGTCGTGGGGGAGCAGCGCGACGACGCCGATCAGCACCTCATCGACACGACGTCCGCCGCCCTCCAGGCCGGCATCGACGCCGCGCAGCCCGGCAACAAGATCGGCGACATCGCCCACGCCATCGGCACCGTCGCGCGCGGCGCCGGATACGGGCTGATGGAGGGCCACGGCGGGCACGGGATCGGCCGTGAGATGCACGAGGCCCCGCACGTGCCGAACGAGGGCCGGCCGAACCGGGGGTACCGGCTGCGCCCCGGCCTGGTCCTCGCGATCGAGCCGATGCTCATCGCCGGCGGCACCGACGAGTACCGCGAGGACGACGACGGGTGGACGCTCCGCACGGTCGACGGCACCCGCGCCGCGCATGTCGAGCACACGGTCGCGATCACCGCGGACGGGCCGCAGGTCCTCACGTCGGCCTGAGGATCACGCCGCGTCGTGGAAGATCAGGCCGAGGACGTGCCGTGATCCGCTGTGCACCGTCGACACCCCGTGGCGCATCTGCACCCGGTGATGTCCGCGGGTCCCGCGCCGGGGGCGGTGGTGCACCGGGAACACGACCGCGTCGCCCTGTCGCGGACGCACGACGGTGGCCTTCGACTGCTGCCGCGGCCGCTGCTCGACGAAGACGCTCTCCCCGCCGGTGAACTCGACATCCGGTTCGCTCAGCATCACCAGGACCTGCAGGGGGAAGACGAGGTCGCCGTAGAGGTCCTGGTGCAGGCAGTTGTAGCCGGTCGGTCCGTACCGCAGCAGCAGCGGCGTCGGCTTCGTCTGCCCCGCGGCGGCGCACTGCGCGCGGTACTCGGCGTGCGTGGCGGGATAGCCCGGCTCGTCGAGGATGCCGGCCCAGCGGTTCGCCACGGCGGCGAGGCGCGGGTAGAGGCCGGTGCGCAGCTCGGCGACGACGTCCGGGAGCGGGTCGGCGAAGTAGCGGTAGCGGCCCTCGCCGAAGGAGTGTCGCGCCATCACGACGGTGGACCGGAAGCGCTCGTCGTCGTCGAACATGGCCGCCAGGTCCCGACAGGTCCCTTCGTCGAGCAGGCCGGGCAGCGTCGCGACGCCCTGCTCGTCGAGGGCGGTCCCGAGGGGGTCATCGACGTCGTCGGGCAGGGCGAGCTGATCGAGGGTCACACGAGACAGAACTCCGCCGCCCCGCCCGCCGTTGCGGTCGCCCGCCGTCACCACCGCACCGGCAGTGCCAGCGGTCCGTGGTCGACGAGTCCGCGGTGCCAGGGAATCTCGCCGATCGGTACGTCGAGCCGCAGTCCGGGCAGTCGTCGCGCCAGGACCGGGAGCACCGCGGCCAGCTCCGCCCGGGCGAGCGCCGCGCCGAGGCGGAAGTGCGGTCCGTGGCCGAAGCCGAGGTGCTGCTCCCGCCGCCCGGGGCGGAACGACAGCGGGTCGGGGAAGCGCGCCGGGTCGTGGTTCGCGGCCTCCAGCGACACCAGCACCAGGTCGCCCGCCGCCACCGTCACGTCGCCCAGGACGAACTCCTCCGACGCGAACCGCGGGAACGGCTCCGTGCCCGCGCGGCGCACGACCTCCTCGACCAGCGCCGGCACGTCCCCGCCGTCGAGCTCCGCGAAGCGGCCCTCGTCCAGGAGTCGCACCACGGCCTGTACCAGGGCGTTCCGCACCGTGAGCGTCCCCGCTGCCAGGAGGACCTGCACCAGTGCGACCAGCTCCTCGTCGTCGAGTCGGCCGTCGTCGGCGTCGCGGGGGGCGAGGAGATCACCGAGCAGATCGTCCGCCGGAGCAGCTCGCCGGGCTGCGACCAGCTCCGCGACGAACCCGCCGAGCGCGTCCCACGCCGTGGTGTCGCCGCTCATCGGGTCGGCGACGAGCGCAGCGTCGACGATTCCCCGGAAGCGCTCGCGCTGCGCCGGCGGGAGGCCGATCAGCTCGCCGATCACCGCGACCGGCAACGGCGCCGCGAGCGCCTCGACCAGGTCGACCGGTGGGCCGGCTGCGACGGCCCGGTCCACGTACTCCTCCGCGAGCGCTTCGAGACGAGGCGCCAGCGACGCGACCCGCGCCGGCCGGAAGGCGCCCGCGACGAGGCGACGCAGCCGCGCGTGGGCGGGTCCGTCCTGGAACAGCGACGCCCGCACGTCGACCTCCGTGCCCGGCGGGGTGAGGTCCAGGCGGGGATCGGCGAGGACGGCGACGGCGAGTTCGGCGGAGGTCACGTACCAGGCGGGCCCGAACGCCGTCGCGATGCGCACGACCCCGGCCTGCCGCAGCTCCGCGTGCTCGGGTGGGGGAGTGATCGGGTCGGGCCGGGACAGCGGAAGCTCCGGCACGGCGTCCTCCTTCACGTTGCGACTGCAATGTGAACAGCATGACGTTGCACCTGCACCGTGGCAAGGTGGGTCCGTGCCGAAGAAGGTCGATCACCACGCACGCCGGACGCTGCTGTCCGACGCCCTGATGCGGGTCGCGGCCCGCCGTGGACTCGAGGACGTGAGCCTGCGCCACGTCGCGGCCGAGGCGGGCGTGACCGCCGGGATGGTCCAGCACTACTTCCGCACGAAGGACGAGATGATGGTCTTCGCGCTGGGTGCGGTGCGGGAACGTGTGGAGCGTCGGCTCGCCGACGGGCCGGAGCCGGAGGATTCCCGACGACGGGTCGAGGCGCTCCTCGTGCAGCTCCTGCCTCTCGACGAGGAGCGCACGCTGGAGGCGCACGTCAGCCTCGCGTTCCAGGCCTACGCGGCGGTGAAGCCGGACATCGCCGTCGAGCTGCGCGCCGACACCGCACGGATGCGTGCGGGGCTCGCGGTGTGGCTCGGGGACGCGCCGCTGCATGCCACCGGACTCCTGGCACTGGTGGAGGGCCTGTCCCTGCAGGTCCTCGGGCAGCATCTGTCGGGCGACGAGGCGCTCGCCGTGCTCCGGAGTCAGCTCGACCTCGTGCTGGGCTGAACCGGCCTGTCGTCGGGAAGTCCCTGCCCATGACGGTCCGGCTGGAACGCGAACAGCGCACGATGCTGTGGACGTTGACGATGCACGCCCACGACGCCGCGTCCGCGCATCCGATCCTGGGTGACCGCTACGCCGCCGACCTGCTCGCCCGCGTCGACGACCCACCGGACCTCGGGCTGAGCCTCGGCGGCAACACCCCGCTGATCTGCGCGCGGGCGAAGCTCATCGACGACGCGGCGCGGACGTGGCTGGCGCAGCACGACGAGGCGGTGGTGCTGCACCTCGGGTGTGGGCTGGACAGCCGGGTGCTGCGGCTCGACCCTGGGCCGGGCGTGCGGTGGTTCGACGTCGACCAGGAGCCGGTCATCGACCTGCGGCGCCGCCTCTACGCCTCGGCACCCTCGACCACCGTCGCGGGTGACGTCACCGACCCGTCGTTCTTCGAGCAGTTCCCCGACGACGGGCCTCGCCTCGTGATCGCCGAGGGCCTCCTCATGTACCTCGATCCGACGGGGGTGAGAGCCGTGATCGACGGCGCGTTGACGCCGGGGAGCACGCTCGTAGCGGACACGGTCGCCCCGTGGGTCACGTGGGTGGCGGGCCTGCAGCCGGCGATGCGGGCCGCGGACACGAGCTTCCGGTCGTCGACGGCCGACCTCGCGCGGGTCGCTCCGAGGCTCGTCGACGAGCAGTCCCTCGTCGACGCGACGGCCACCCGGACCGACGGGCTGACGTCCACGACGGTCCGGCTCTTCGCCTTGGTGCCTCACGCGCGCTACGCCATGGTCCTACAACGATACGAGACTCCTTGACGGCTCGCTTGTTTTTTTGCAAGTGTCTCCGCTCTCAGCCACAGCGATGTCGGGGAGCCCCGATGACCAGCATGTTCGTCAACCTGCCCGTGACCGACCTCGACCGGTCGAAGGCCTTCTACGAGTCGCTCGGGTTCCGGATCAACCCGGCCTTCACCGACCACAACGCGGCGTGCGTGGTCGTGGAGGAGGACCACAACTTCTTCATGCTGCTCATGCGCGACTTCTTCCAGACCTTCACCGACCGCCCCATCGGCGACCCGTCGAAGGACGTCTCGGTGGCCACCGCGCTGATGCTCGACAGCCGGGACGCCGTGGACGCCACCGTCGCTGCCGGCCTCGGGAGCGGCGGCACCGAGGCCCGTCCGGCCTCGGACTACGGGTTCATGTACCAGCGCCAGCTCACCGACCCCGACGGCAACGTCCTCGAGTTCGGCTGGATGGACCCGAAGGCCGTCGAGCAGGGCCCCGAGGCGTTCATGGCCGACCAGCAGGGCTGATGGCGCCGCGGGAGTACGGGCAGTACGACGGGGTCACGCGGGCGCTCGAGCTCGTCGGCGAGCGGTGGGCCCTGCTCATCGTGCGTGACCTGCTCGTCGGACCCCGGCGCAACGGCGAGCTCGCCGCGGGCCTGCCGCGCATCCCGAGCAACATCCTCGCGGCCCGGCTCAAGGAGCTGCAGGCGGCCGGGATCATCCGTCGGGTGCCGCGCTCGCGGGTGATCATCTACGAGCTCACGCCGTACGGCCGCGAGCTCGAGCCGATCGTGCTCAGCCTGTCGGCGTGGGGGTTCAAGGCGCTGGGCGACCCGCGGGAGGAGCAGGTCATCACCCCCGACTCCATGACGATGGCCCTGCGCTCGGCCTTCCGCGCGCAGGTGGCGGCGTCGTTCCCGGCGACGGCGTACGCCGCCCGCCTCGGCCCGGCGGAACTGCTGATCCGGGTGGACGGGCCGTCGCTGGAAGTGGCGCGGGGTGACGGTCCGGCCGATCTCGCCTTCGCCGCCGGCACCGACATCCGCCGCGTCCTGTCCGGCGAGCTCGCGCCGGAGCGGGCGATCGCGGACGGCGTCGTCGAGGTGATCCGCGGCCCCGGGGTGCTGCTCGACCGTTTCGCGGAGACGTTCCACCTGGCGGCGTGATCCCTCGTCCTGGCGACGTCAAGAGCAGTTCCACGGGTGCGCCCTCAGGTGCCCCGGTGGATGCTGCTCCACGGTCGAAGGGGGAGACATGGGACTGTTCCGACGCAGGGCCGTCGCGCCGACGGCGCCGCCCGAGCTCGAGCTGGACGGCGTGCGCTACCGGCAACATCACGCCTCGAGCCCGGACCCGGAGAACTTCTTCCACCTCTACCTCCCGTCGGAGGAGGACCCGACCCGGTTCCGACGACGGGTCCAGCTCGACGTCCACACCACGCGCGGCCTGACCCCGGCCACCGTCCTGGGGCACTGGCTGCCGGTGCACGCCGCCCGCCACGTCGGCCCGGCCGAGATGAATCACGCGGCCTTCACGGCGAACGACGGCAGCGGCGAGTACGTGCTCGACTTCCTGCTGAACCACCACGAGGCAGGCGTGGATGCCTGGGAGTGGAACGCGGTGCGGGTCATCCCGCACCGGGTCGGGCTCGTCGTCCTCGCGTGGACGCATCGCGCGTACGGGGACGAGGTCGATCAGTTCCTCGCCGGTCTCGGCGACCAACGCCCGGTCCTGCTCGAGCGGCTGATGGCCGCCCCGGTCCCCGAGGTGACGGCGTGAGGCTCCCGGAGCGGGTGGCGACGCTGGTCGAGTGGATCGTCGCCGACACCATGGAGGGCCTGCAGGCCGGGAACGCGCCCTTCGCGCCCCACCTCATGCTGCTCGACGACCGACCGGGGCCGCGCGACCGGACCCTGCAGCACACCCGGTTCGGCCCCGACCTCGCCGAAGGTCTCGAGCAAGCCAGGGCATCGGTCGGGCCGACCACGCCCGCCACCGCGTACGCCATCGCGTGGGACGGCTACGCGACCGTCAACGGCGAGCGCAGCGACGCGGTGCTGGTGGAGGTGGGTACGGGCGACGAGCCCGACGCGTGGCTGCTCGCCCAGCCCTACGGCACGGTCGCGCGACGCTTCCGTGGCTCGCGGACGGAGCGTCACGGGGACCTGCTGGAGGTCGACCGGCCCGGGTCGCGGCTGGCCGACATCGTCCCGGTCTGGCCCGACCGGCTCGAGCCGGCCGGGATCGTCCACGAGCTCGCCTGGACGTCGAACCCGGTGCCGGGCCGACACAAGGCCGAGTACGTCCCCGTCGGCCAGCAGGTCGACGCGTTCACCGAGATGGTGCTGCTCGAGATCGACACGCGGTCCCCGGGGGCGTCGGCGTGGGCGGCGATGCTGCTCGACGTCCTGGCCGACAGCGAGCTCGACGTCGTGCACCGCGAGGCCGGCGACGACGGCTCCGGCGGGGTCCTGGTCGAGTTCCTCCTGCGTACCGAGCGGTTCCTGGAGTGGAACGCCCAGCGCTACGTCGACCACCCGCTCGGCGTCGTCATGCTCGGGGTGGTCCGCCGCTTCGCCGACGGCTCCGGCCCGACCGACCGGGACACCGTCCTCGCCGACCTGCGCGCGATGCCCGTGCCCCCGCTGCGGTAGCGGCGGACAGAGGGTCAGCCCACGGCAGGGTGCGGCCCGCCGGCCACCCAACCGAGGAACGGGTACCGGCCGAGGTCGGCGGCGACGCGCGGTGCCCGGGTCCCGGAGAGAAATGCCCCCTCGTGCACCCTCCGCAGCGCGTGGACCAGGGGCTGCACCCCCTCGTCCACGGGTGACGCGAGGAACGTCGCCGTCGCCTCAGGCCCGGCCGCCGTCAGGTGGAAGACCAGCTGCCGCCACGCGTTCGCCGCGACCCGGACCGACCGCAGCGCTCCACGGCGGCCCGGCGCGTGGCGGGCGTCGCGGAGGTGCACGGTGACCACCCGGAGGCTCTCCCGTGCCGCGGCCTCCCAGTCGATCCGCACGCCGAGCGGACCGGCCAGCACGATCAGGTTGTGGGTGGTGAGGACCTGCGCCTGCTCGATCACCGCGCCGTTGCCCGCCACGCTCCACTCCGGGTCGCCCGCGCGGTCCCGGCAGGCCGCGGAGAACTCGTCGGCGGTCCACTCGTGTCGCCGCCCGTAGTACCGGGCGTAGAGGGTGCCGTCGAGGAGGTCGCCGGCCAGCGACG contains:
- a CDS encoding FAD-dependent oxidoreductase, with amino-acid sequence MIDVLIVGAGPTGTMLAAELRLHGVDVVVLEKRASATWRAGGLGLHVRSVELLDQRGLLGPFEAEATRFSVGGPFAGIALPWPDDLDTTHPYGLAIRQEKIERLLTEHALELGAEIRRGVEVTGLDQDDDGVTATLADGDTLRTRYLVGADGGRSAVRAAVDVGFHGEPSTADTYLADVELTEDPTEVVAELRKTHLRFGIAPLEGGVSRVILPAADVSDGPQPTFEEFLERLLAFAGTDFGAHSPRGVSRFGTGDQLADAYRVGRVFLAGDAAHVHPPTGGQGLNLGVQDAVNLGWKLAAAVDGWAPDGLLDSYEAERRPVAEAVVDSTRAMVALLREDPQTAALRAVLTEVGQLPGVSRHLTGRITATGVRYDLGSADDRVGRRMPDVGIGPDRLYAHLHRARGALLDRTGLAVGSWSDRVDRLPDGGGGPESLLLRPDGHVAWIGSDQSELDEHLGRWFGAP
- a CDS encoding SEC-C domain-containing protein — encoded protein: MAPALTEDDLTGISSDAIASDDPRPYIDQLVAAVDEDRLAEPDLASYALGLAADLAEGLHDGDLALSLSARSVSAARGSSDENWTRARHAELLLQFGREDEGMRELHALRPQLTRDEMASVYVTEALLENDRAELAEEWLTAALVTAVQIVERAEPGPPSDEAREIESALAVRRFHVRRDLGLPYDEADAVAEQMDDNGPDYIYWPQTAFDRLLQAQPDAAEELGATWDEHRAMIERDLQESDPTDLPFVEVGTPDLLAALLADDEDAAPAPGPELEWPPGRNDPCWCGSGAKYKKCCLPRGRA
- a CDS encoding DUF6069 family protein, with protein sequence MSVLTAPAATTTRTASLILGGLAATVAASIATSAVATAGLAVGISLDVAGAPIPVPGFASLTAIFSVIGLVLALVLARTARSPRTAFVRTTVVLTALSLVPDVLVDAATATKLLLMVTHLVAAAIVIPVIARRLAA
- a CDS encoding DUF4253 domain-containing protein; protein product: MSLSDTAPGIVELHGTPDPTSYRRLLDDVGRTRRCPVLFGFRAVESAGGMPVPDDPWAAVDATDAHAVLEDWWPGPYTQDCLCLDPWVDAFPPRPDGGPDRSRDATTLRAAAACAHDLGPYSDLAVIDAARPADVPLAVRWSGPCNYPRIDLVGLTAVLRSWEDRFGAMLVRLDGATLTLTVAHPPRTTAEAEALAAEHFAFCSDQQDPQNGTVLTPRSYAATIRGADTWRFWWD
- a CDS encoding DUF5615 family PIN-like protein; protein product: MSAERLLLDEMFSPQLAQALHDDGFDVRAVAGDPSLAAASDVDVATWAARDGRRVLTENVRDYVPLVSALEPPLRLLLTSSRRYPRSRRNPAPLLKALTDWLGAGVDRGPIEWLP
- a CDS encoding helix-turn-helix domain-containing protein; this encodes MVRVPLTPDERERGARLGEVLRAARGLRSMTEVAAAVGMPVETLRKIESGRVPTPAFFTIAALATELSLPLDELVRACRPAPEISRSA
- the map gene encoding type I methionyl aminopeptidase; translated protein: MIEIKNRHEIELMREAGRITAQALQAAKAAATPGMSLKELDDVAAEVIAAAGAEPLFLNYRPSSASTPFPAVACISVNDAIVHGIPNSYVLQDGDLVSVDCGARLHGWSGDAAISFVVGEQRDDADQHLIDTTSAALQAGIDAAQPGNKIGDIAHAIGTVARGAGYGLMEGHGGHGIGREMHEAPHVPNEGRPNRGYRLRPGLVLAIEPMLIAGGTDEYREDDDGWTLRTVDGTRAAHVEHTVAITADGPQVLTSA
- a CDS encoding 2OG-Fe(II) oxygenase, encoding MTLDQLALPDDVDDPLGTALDEQGVATLPGLLDEGTCRDLAAMFDDDERFRSTVVMARHSFGEGRYRYFADPLPDVVAELRTGLYPRLAAVANRWAGILDEPGYPATHAEYRAQCAAAGQTKPTPLLLRYGPTGYNCLHQDLYGDLVFPLQVLVMLSEPDVEFTGGESVFVEQRPRQQSKATVVRPRQGDAVVFPVHHRPRRGTRGHHRVQMRHGVSTVHSGSRHVLGLIFHDAA
- a CDS encoding cytochrome P450, giving the protein MPELPLSRPDPITPPPEHAELRQAGVVRIATAFGPAWYVTSAELAVAVLADPRLDLTPPGTEVDVRASLFQDGPAHARLRRLVAGAFRPARVASLAPRLEALAEEYVDRAVAAGPPVDLVEALAAPLPVAVIGELIGLPPAQRERFRGIVDAALVADPMSGDTTAWDALGGFVAELVAARRAAPADDLLGDLLAPRDADDGRLDDEELVALVQVLLAAGTLTVRNALVQAVVRLLDEGRFAELDGGDVPALVEEVVRRAGTEPFPRFASEEFVLGDVTVAAGDLVLVSLEAANHDPARFPDPLSFRPGRREQHLGFGHGPHFRLGAALARAELAAVLPVLARRLPGLRLDVPIGEIPWHRGLVDHGPLALPVRW
- a CDS encoding TetR family transcriptional regulator C-terminal domain-containing protein — encoded protein: MPKKVDHHARRTLLSDALMRVAARRGLEDVSLRHVAAEAGVTAGMVQHYFRTKDEMMVFALGAVRERVERRLADGPEPEDSRRRVEALLVQLLPLDEERTLEAHVSLAFQAYAAVKPDIAVELRADTARMRAGLAVWLGDAPLHATGLLALVEGLSLQVLGQHLSGDEALAVLRSQLDLVLG
- a CDS encoding class I SAM-dependent methyltransferase — its product is MTVRLEREQRTMLWTLTMHAHDAASAHPILGDRYAADLLARVDDPPDLGLSLGGNTPLICARAKLIDDAARTWLAQHDEAVVLHLGCGLDSRVLRLDPGPGVRWFDVDQEPVIDLRRRLYASAPSTTVAGDVTDPSFFEQFPDDGPRLVIAEGLLMYLDPTGVRAVIDGALTPGSTLVADTVAPWVTWVAGLQPAMRAADTSFRSSTADLARVAPRLVDEQSLVDATATRTDGLTSTTVRLFALVPHARYAMVLQRYETP
- a CDS encoding VOC family protein, translating into MTSMFVNLPVTDLDRSKAFYESLGFRINPAFTDHNAACVVVEEDHNFFMLLMRDFFQTFTDRPIGDPSKDVSVATALMLDSRDAVDATVAAGLGSGGTEARPASDYGFMYQRQLTDPDGNVLEFGWMDPKAVEQGPEAFMADQQG
- a CDS encoding winged helix-turn-helix transcriptional regulator, which gives rise to MAPREYGQYDGVTRALELVGERWALLIVRDLLVGPRRNGELAAGLPRIPSNILAARLKELQAAGIIRRVPRSRVIIYELTPYGRELEPIVLSLSAWGFKALGDPREEQVITPDSMTMALRSAFRAQVAASFPATAYAARLGPAELLIRVDGPSLEVARGDGPADLAFAAGTDIRRVLSGELAPERAIADGVVEVIRGPGVLLDRFAETFHLAA